TGCGCATTCGCGCCGACGATCGGCGTCATGATCGCCGCCCGCTTCGTGCTCGGCCTCGCCGTCGGCGGCGCGTCCGTCGTGGTCCCGATGTACCTCGCGGAGCTCTCCCCCGCCGCCCGACGCGGCCGCATCGTCACGCAGAACGAGCTGATGATCGTCTCCGGCCAGCTCGCTGCGTTCGTCGTGAACGCCGTCCTCGCCTCCGTCGTCCCCGAGCACGCCGCCGTGTGGCGCTGGATGCTCGTCGTCGCCTCCCTGCCGGCCGTCGTGCTGTTCTTCGGGATGCTCGTCGTGCCGGAGAGCCCGCGCTGGCTCATCCTGCACGGGCGCTTCGCGGAGGGGCTCGCGGTCCTGCGCCGCATCCGCGCCGAGCAGCAGGCCGAGCGGGAGGCCGAGGAGATCCGCCGCCACGAGGAGCGCGCCGTGCGCACGCCCCTGCTCACGGAGCTCGCCGTGCCGTGGGTGCGACGGGTCTTCGTCATCGGACTCGGGATCGCGATGGTGCAGCAGCTCACCGGCGTGAACTCGATCATGTACTACGGCGTCCAGATCCTCCAGAAGTCCGGCTTCGACCAGCAGGGCGCGCTCATCGGCCAGATCGCCAACGGCGTCATCTCGGTGCTCGCCACCTTCGTCGGCATCGCGCTGCTCGGCCGGGTGGGCCGGCGCCCGCTGCTGATCGTCGGCCTGATCGGCACGACGACGTCGCTGCTGCTGGTCGGCGGCGCCTCCGCGCTGCTCGCCGGATCGCCCGCGCTGCCGTTCGTGGTGCTGTCGCTGACGGTGACGTTCCTCGCGTTCCAGCAGGGCGCGGTCTCGCCGGTCACCTGGCTGATGCTCGCGGAGATCTTCCCGGCCCGCATCCGCGGCGCCGCGTTCGGGCTGGCCGCGCTCATCCTGTGGCTGACGAACTTCCTGGTCGGCTTCCTGTTCCCGCAGCTCGTGGACGCGCTCGGGATCTCGCCCACGTTCTTCCTGTTCGCCGTCGTGGGCGTCGGCGCGGTCGTGTTCGTCGCGCGCAGCCTGCCCGAGACGCGCGGGCGCAGCCTGGAGACCCTGGAGGCGGAGCTGCGCGACCGGTTCACCCGCTGAGCCTGCTCGCAGCGGGCGGGCTCTCGGGCCGGCACGAGGGCGGGGCGGGAGCGATTTCCCGCCCCGCCCTCCGTCGTCGCGGCCGTTGTCGGCGGCCCCTGCGACACTGAGCGCATGGACTTCCCCGCACTGCTCCTCGGCCTCCTGCTCGGTCTCCTCGTCGGCGCGGCGGGGGCCGGATACGCCGTCGCGCGACTGCTCAAGAGCCGCGAGGCCGCGGCGCCCACCGTGGAGGACCCGGCGATCGTCGCGGCCCGCCACGAGAGGGAACTCCTCGAGGTGCGCGCGGAGGAGGCGGGCAAGCAAGCCGAGCTCCGCGCGGAGCTCGCCTCCGCCGACACGCGCGTCGACTCGCTGCAGGAGCAGCTCCGTGGGGCGCACGAGCAGCTCCGGGAGACCACGGAGCGGCACCGCGCCGAAGCCGTCGCCCAGACCGAGCGCGAGCGTGCCGAGAGCAAGGTGCTCCAGGCGCTGGCGCCCGTGCGCGAAAGCCTCAGCGACATGCAGCGCAAGGTGATCGAGCTGGAGACCCAGCGCAACCAGCAGCACGGCCAGCTCGCCCAGCAGCTCCGGTCGGCGGCCGAGTCGGAGGAGCGGCTGCGCAGCACCGCGGAGTCGCTGGCGTCCGCGCTGCGCTCCAACAGCACGCGCGGCGTCTGGGGCGAGACCCAGCTCCGCAGCGTCGTGGAGGCCGCCGGACTGATCGAGCGCGTGGACTTCGACGTGCAGTCCAGCATCCACTCGGAGTCCGGCGCCGGCCGACCCGACATGATCATCCGGCTCCCCGGCGGCAAGAGCATCGCGCTCGACGCCAAGGTGCCCTTCAACGCCTACCTCGAGGCCAGCCAGATCCCCGCGACCGCGACCGGCGCCGAGGGCGCGCAGCGCGAGGCTCTCCTCAAGCAGCACGTCAAGGCCGTCCGCGACCACATCACAACTCTGGGCAGCAAGGCGTACTGGACGGGCCTGGAGTCCTCCCCCGAGATGGTCATCGCGTTCATCCCGAGCGAGTCGCTGGTCTCCTCGGCCATGGAGGCGGACCCGTCGATCATGGAGTTCGCCTTCGGCAAGCGGGTCGCCCTGGCCTCCCCCGTGACACTATGGTCGGTGCTGAAGACGGTGGCGTTCAGCTGGCAGCAGGACGTCCTGACCCAGGACGCCAAGCAGCTCTTCGACCTGAGCCGCACGCTCTACACCCGGCTGGGCACCACGGCCGGCCACATCGAGAAGCTCGGCCGCTCGATCGAGCGCACGGTCAAGGACTACAACGGCTTCGTCGGCTCCTTCGAGCGCCAGGTGTTCCCCACGGCCCGCAAGCTCGCCGCGATCGACGAGTCGAAGGTCATCGGCGTCATGGAGGGCATCGAGGAGGCTCCCCGCGAGCTCACCGCGTTCGAGCTCGTCGACGAGCTGGAGGCGCAGGCAGCGGCGCGCATCCGCGTGGAGGCCGCCGACGACGACGCCCGCGACATGCACGGCATCGACAAGCTCGCCATCGAGGAGCGGGCTCGCGCCGCCGCCGCCGACGACGAGGCCTCCGGCGCCGCCTGACACACGCCCAAGTCCCGCCGAGGGGCACGTAAACGCCCCTAAAACCGCGTCTTAGGGGCGTTTACGTGCCCCTCGACATCCCCTCGCGACTTACATCTCGTCGGCCGAGAGCCACTTCTCCGCGAGGTGGTCCGCGACCACGCGGCGGATGGTGCCCGACTTGGAGCGCAGAACGATCGACTCCGTGCGGATGATCGGTCCCTTGCGGCGGACGCCCTCCACCAGGCCGCCGTCGGTGACGCCGGTCGCGACGAAGAAGGTGTTGTCGCCTTTCACCAGGTCGTCGGCGCCGTAGATCCGGTCCATGTCGAGGCCCGCGGCGATCCCGCCCGCGCGCTCGGCGTCGTCCTTCGGTGCGAGCCGGCCCTGCATGAAGCCGCCGATCGCCTTGATCGCACACGCGGTCGTGATGCCCTCCGGGCTGCCGCCGATGCCGACGCACAGGTCGATGCGCGACTCGTAGCGGGCCGCGTTGATCCCGCCGGCCACGTCGCCGTCGAGCATGAGGCGCGTCCCGGCGCCGGCGGCACGGATCTCCTCGATGAGCCCCTCATGCCGCGGCCGGTCCAGCACGGCCACGCGGATCTCGCCCACCGGCTTGCCCTTGGCCTTCGCCAGCTCGCGGATGTTGTCGCCGATCGACTGCGACAGGTCCACGACGCCGCGGCCCTCCGGCCCGGTGACGATCTTGTCCATGTAGAAGACGCTGGAGGCGTCCAGCATCGTGCCGCGGTCGGACACCGCGATCACCGACAGCGCGTTCTGGCGCCCGGCCGCGGTCAGCGAGGTGCCGTCGATCGGGTCGACCGCGATGTCGCAGGCCGGGCCGCGCCCGTTGCCGACGTGCTCGCCGTTGAACAGCATCGGGGCGTTGTCCTTCTCGCCCTCGCCGATCACGATCAACCCGTCGAAGTTCACCGTGCCGAGGAACTTGCGCATCGCGTCCACGGCCGCGCCGTCCGCCGCGTTCTTGTCGCCGCGGCCGATCCACGGAGTCGCCCGGATCGCCGCCGCCTCGGTCGCCCGCACCAGCTCCATCGCCAGGTTCCGGTCGGGGTGAAGGAAGAGGGACGCGGTGTCGGTGCTGGTCATGATGGGTCCTCCCGGACGAATCGAAACGACGGTGTCAGCCGCCAGGCGACGGCGAAGCCCAGTGTATCGAGGGGAGGTCGCCGGAGGCACCGGACCCGCGTCGGTATGATGAGTCCCGTTCGACACCCCGATTCCCAAGGAGCCGCAATGCCCATCGCCACGCCGGACCAGTACGCAGAGATGCTCGACAAGGCGAAGGCGGGCGGCTTCGCGTATCCCGCGTTCAACGTCTCGTCGTCGCAGACGATCAACTCCGTGCTCCAGGGCCTCACCGAGGCGGGCAGCGACGGCATCATCCAGGTGACCACCGGCGGCGCCGACTACTTCGCCGGCCAGACGGTCAAGGCCCGCGCCACCGGCGCCCTCGCGTTCGCGAAGTTCGCCACCGAGGTCGCGAAGAACTACCCGATCACCGTCGCGCTGCACACTGACCACTGCCCGAAGGGCGCGCTCGACGACTTCGTGCTGCCGCTCATCGCCGCCTCCGAGGAGGAGGTCCGCGCGGGCCGCAACCCGATCTTCCAGTCCCACATGTGGGACGGCTCGGCGGTCCCGCTGAACGAGAACCTCGAGATCGCGCAGGAGATGATCAAGCGCACCAAGGCCATCAACGCCATCCTCGAGGTCGAGATCGGCGTCGTCGGCGGCGAGGAGGACGGCGTGCAGCACGAGGGCTCCAACGAGGCCCTCTACACGACCCTCGCCGACGTCGAGAAGGCCGTGGAGGCCCTGGGCCTCGGCGAGAACGGCCGCTACATGGCCGCCCTCACCTTCGGCAACGTGCACGGCGTCTACAAGCCGGGCAACGTCAAGCTGCGTCCGGAGCTCCTCAAGGAGATCCAGGACGGCCTGGCCGCCAAGTACGGCACCGGCCCGAAGCCGCTGGACCTCGTCTTCCACGGCGGCTCCGGCTCGACCGACGCCGAGATCGCCGAGGCGGTCCGCAACGGCGTCGTGAAGATGAACATCGACACGGACACCCAGTACGCGTTCACCCGCTCGGTCGCCGGCTACATGTTCGACAACTACGACGGCGTGCTCAAGGTCGACGGCGAGGTGGGCAACAAGAAGGCCTACGACCCGCGTGCCTGGGGCAAGGTCGCCGAGACCGGCATGGCCGCCCGCGTCGTGGAGGCCACCCAGCAGCTCGGCAGCGCCGGTCACTCCGGCAAGTAGCCCACCCACGTAGGCTGGGGGGATGAGCGAGCACGACCCGGAGAAGGCGCCGGACGAACGACCGCGCCCGAAATACGGCGAGCTCGCCCCTCCCGGCTGGGTGTGGAAGCCCCCGCAGGACACGGACCGGCTGGACACCACGCACCACAGCCCGGCGGCGTCAGAGGTCGAACAGCCTCCCGCAGCGCCGCCCCAGCCCGGGCCGTACGGGCAGCACGACGGCGCCCAGCACGACGCCGGGCAGCACGCCGGCGCCCAGCACGGCGGCGAACAGCACGGCTACCCACGTCCGTACCCGTTCAGCCCCCAGCTCCGGGCCGACGCGCCGCGCTGGAACGTCACGACCACGATCGTGCTGCTCGTCGTCGGCTTCTTCGGGATGTCGTACACGATCGGAACCCTGCAGGGCCTGCCCGCGACGATGCAGCTCCTGCACTCCTCGCTCAACCTGGGCAAGTACGTGCAGGACCCGTCCGTCGCGCCCCTGATCACCGGCGGCACGATCGCGATGGCCGGCATCTGGGCGATCTCGCTCGGCCTCTCGGTGTGGCTGCTCGTGCAGAAGCGGCTGGCGTTCTACGTCCCGCTCGTCGCCGGGATCCTGGCGTTCATCACCCTCTTCGTCATACTGGGCCTGATCTTCTCGACGGACCCGGTGCTGCTCGACTACTACAACGGGATCGGGCCCGCGACGCCGGGCCCGGCCACGCCAGGCCCGACCTCCCCGGCGCCGAGCTCGCCACTCCCGACGAGCCCGGCTGCCACCCCTGGGGCCTCGACCTCCGCTTAGGCTGCGCGCGACTCCGCGAGTCCCGCGGCGAGCGGCGTCGTCGGCCGGCCGATCAGCTCGCTGAGCGTTTCGGTCGCATCGGCGAGGGCGCCGTCGCGGATGTTGCCGTCCAGCGCGACCACGAAGCCGGCCGTGCCCTCGTCCAGTCCCGCTTCGCGCAGCGCCGCCCCGTGCTCCTCCGGCGTCACCGAGCGGTAGGCGACCGGACGGCCGAGCAGCTCGCCGATGACCGCGGCGAGGTCGTCGAACGTCCACGCGACATCGCCGGCCAGCTCGTAGACCGCCCCGTCGTGGCCGTCGGTCGTAAGCACGACGGCCGCGGCCTCCGCGTAGTCCTTGCGGGAGGCGCTGGCGACCCGTCCGGTCGCCGCGCTGCCGACGAGCTCGCCGGTCGCGGAGGCGACGTCGACCTGGCCGGTGTAGTTCTCGGTGTACCAGTTGTTGCGAAGCACCGTCACCGGGAGCCCGGAGGCGGCGAGCAGCTTCTCGGTCTCGGCGTGCTCCGGCGCGAGCACCAGGTCGGTGTCGTCGGCGTGCGGCGCGCTCGTGTAGACGATGCGGCCGACGCCGGCTCGCACGGCCGCGTCGATGGCGTTGCGGTGCTGCGGGATGCGCTGGCCGACCTCAGATCCCGAGACGAGCAGGAGGGCGTCAGCCCCGGCGAACGCCGCGTCCAGGGTCTCCGGCTTCCCGAAGTCGATCACGGCGGTCTGCACGCCGCGCGCGGCCAGTGGGGCGAGCCGCTCGGCGCTGCGCCCGAGGGCGCGGATGTCGGCGGCGGGCACCCCGCGGTCGAGGAGGGCGTCCACGGTGAGGCGTCCGAGGTGTCCGGTGGCTCCGGTGACGACGATGGTCATGGTGTGTTTCCTTTCGGTCGGTCGTCGTTCGCAACCGCCGTCGTGCCGGGAAACTTCCCTGTCGGAGGTACCCACTTTTCGGTAAGTTACTGACGTGGACACCAGATTCGACTCGTTCGAGGCCCTCGGCTTCACCGACGGCGTGCTCCCCTCGGAGTGCCCGTCGCGCATCGTGCTCAACCACGTCACCAGCACCTGGGGCGTGCTCGTGCTGGTCGCGCTCGCGCGGAGCGACCTGCGCTGGGGGGAGCTGCGCCGCACCGTGCAGGGCATCAGTGAGAAGATGCTCGCCCAGACGCTCCGCACCCTGGAGCGGGACGGGTTCGTCCTCCGCACCGCGCAGCCCACGGTCCCGCCGCGCGTCGACTACAGCCTCACCACCCGCGGCCGGGACGTCACCGAGCACCTCCTCCCGCTGATGGGCTGGATCGCCGACAACGCC
This genomic stretch from Leifsonia sp. EB41 harbors:
- a CDS encoding sugar porter family MFS transporter, with protein sequence MTASPHPEAAETAPGTTASAGPTPPDTDDPRARRFLRRIAVLATFGGLLFGYDTGVISGALPFMQFDQRPLTPLEEGTIVSSLLFGAALGSFLGGRIADRRGRRGLIGALAVVFFIAALACAFAPTIGVMIAARFVLGLAVGGASVVVPMYLAELSPAARRGRIVTQNELMIVSGQLAAFVVNAVLASVVPEHAAVWRWMLVVASLPAVVLFFGMLVVPESPRWLILHGRFAEGLAVLRRIRAEQQAEREAEEIRRHEERAVRTPLLTELAVPWVRRVFVIGLGIAMVQQLTGVNSIMYYGVQILQKSGFDQQGALIGQIANGVISVLATFVGIALLGRVGRRPLLIVGLIGTTTSLLLVGGASALLAGSPALPFVVLSLTVTFLAFQQGAVSPVTWLMLAEIFPARIRGAAFGLAALILWLTNFLVGFLFPQLVDALGISPTFFLFAVVGVGAVVFVARSLPETRGRSLETLEAELRDRFTR
- the rmuC gene encoding DNA recombination protein RmuC produces the protein MDFPALLLGLLLGLLVGAAGAGYAVARLLKSREAAAPTVEDPAIVAARHERELLEVRAEEAGKQAELRAELASADTRVDSLQEQLRGAHEQLRETTERHRAEAVAQTERERAESKVLQALAPVRESLSDMQRKVIELETQRNQQHGQLAQQLRSAAESEERLRSTAESLASALRSNSTRGVWGETQLRSVVEAAGLIERVDFDVQSSIHSESGAGRPDMIIRLPGGKSIALDAKVPFNAYLEASQIPATATGAEGAQREALLKQHVKAVRDHITTLGSKAYWTGLESSPEMVIAFIPSESLVSSAMEADPSIMEFAFGKRVALASPVTLWSVLKTVAFSWQQDVLTQDAKQLFDLSRTLYTRLGTTAGHIEKLGRSIERTVKDYNGFVGSFERQVFPTARKLAAIDESKVIGVMEGIEEAPRELTAFELVDELEAQAAARIRVEAADDDARDMHGIDKLAIEERARAAAADDEASGAA
- the glpX gene encoding class II fructose-bisphosphatase — encoded protein: MTSTDTASLFLHPDRNLAMELVRATEAAAIRATPWIGRGDKNAADGAAVDAMRKFLGTVNFDGLIVIGEGEKDNAPMLFNGEHVGNGRGPACDIAVDPIDGTSLTAAGRQNALSVIAVSDRGTMLDASSVFYMDKIVTGPEGRGVVDLSQSIGDNIRELAKAKGKPVGEIRVAVLDRPRHEGLIEEIRAAGAGTRLMLDGDVAGGINAARYESRIDLCVGIGGSPEGITTACAIKAIGGFMQGRLAPKDDAERAGGIAAGLDMDRIYGADDLVKGDNTFFVATGVTDGGLVEGVRRKGPIIRTESIVLRSKSGTIRRVVADHLAEKWLSADEM
- the fbaA gene encoding class II fructose-bisphosphate aldolase; amino-acid sequence: MPIATPDQYAEMLDKAKAGGFAYPAFNVSSSQTINSVLQGLTEAGSDGIIQVTTGGADYFAGQTVKARATGALAFAKFATEVAKNYPITVALHTDHCPKGALDDFVLPLIAASEEEVRAGRNPIFQSHMWDGSAVPLNENLEIAQEMIKRTKAINAILEVEIGVVGGEEDGVQHEGSNEALYTTLADVEKAVEALGLGENGRYMAALTFGNVHGVYKPGNVKLRPELLKEIQDGLAAKYGTGPKPLDLVFHGGSGSTDAEIAEAVRNGVVKMNIDTDTQYAFTRSVAGYMFDNYDGVLKVDGEVGNKKAYDPRAWGKVAETGMAARVVEATQQLGSAGHSGK
- a CDS encoding DUF6264 family protein; translated protein: MSEHDPEKAPDERPRPKYGELAPPGWVWKPPQDTDRLDTTHHSPAASEVEQPPAAPPQPGPYGQHDGAQHDAGQHAGAQHGGEQHGYPRPYPFSPQLRADAPRWNVTTTIVLLVVGFFGMSYTIGTLQGLPATMQLLHSSLNLGKYVQDPSVAPLITGGTIAMAGIWAISLGLSVWLLVQKRLAFYVPLVAGILAFITLFVILGLIFSTDPVLLDYYNGIGPATPGPATPGPTSPAPSSPLPTSPAATPGASTSA
- a CDS encoding SDR family oxidoreductase gives rise to the protein MTIVVTGATGHLGRLTVDALLDRGVPAADIRALGRSAERLAPLAARGVQTAVIDFGKPETLDAAFAGADALLLVSGSEVGQRIPQHRNAIDAAVRAGVGRIVYTSAPHADDTDLVLAPEHAETEKLLAASGLPVTVLRNNWYTENYTGQVDVASATGELVGSAATGRVASASRKDYAEAAAVVLTTDGHDGAVYELAGDVAWTFDDLAAVIGELLGRPVAYRSVTPEEHGAALREAGLDEGTAGFVVALDGNIRDGALADATETLSELIGRPTTPLAAGLAESRAA